One Arcobacter sp. FWKO B genomic window, TGTGATATATTAGCTTATAGTCATCTATTTTTGTGATTGCTATAGAGCTGTCATCACAACTGCTTTCTATACTTAGTATCATCTTTGTACCCATTCTAATGCACAGCTCAACTCACCAAAACCACTTGAAGTATTGATATGTCCTGCATTTTCCATTATTTTCATCCCTATATTTAGGCTACTTTGAAGGTTTATAGCTTCTTCGACGCTTATATATGGGTCATTGTCTCCACATGCCATTATTACCTCTTTGGTTCTCAAATCACTAGGTATTGGGTATGGCAAGAAGCTTTGAAGTTCTTTTAGTTCACATTTTTGAGACACAGGAGCTACAAGCATAAGTTTATCTACCTCATCGATATCATACTTTTCTACCAAATGAAACCAAAGAAGATTTGCCAAAGAGTGACATACTACAATATCAGGATTAAAATGTTTTATTTCACTATGAATAACTTCTAGCCACTCTTTCAAATCTGGATTATCACGATTTGGAAGAGCTGGAAAAGATACTGTATAGTTTAATTTTATTAGTTCAGTTGCTAACCATGCCTGCCAATGGGGATAAT contains:
- a CDS encoding RBBP9/YdeN family alpha/beta hydrolase; its protein translation is MKKVLIIHGLGGSDYPHWQAWLATELIKLNYTVSFPALPNRDNPDLKEWLEVIHSEIKHFNPDIVVCHSLANLLWFHLVEKYDIDEVDKLMLVAPVSQKCELKELQSFLPYPIPSDLRTKEVIMACGDNDPYISVEEAINLQSSLNIGMKIMENAGHINTSSGFGELSCALEWVQR